A stretch of DNA from Borrelia anserina Es:
GAGGAATTTGATAACTTGTTGGTCGAGTTTGGTGCTGTTAAGCTTAAAGAGATTTTTAATATGCTTCAAGTAATAGTAGAAACTGAGGTAGCTATTGATAATATTAGTTCCCGAGCATTGAGAAGAAAGTTAGAAAGACGGTTTAATGATTACAAGAATCGATATTCGGAATGTCTACAAGAGACGTTTGATGGTAGTAATGTTGATGATATATATGATAATATCTTGCGTTCTCATAGTAATTATTTGGCGGATATTGCTAAGCTTAAAGAAGAAGTTCCTTTAATTGAAGAAGGTCTAAATAAGGCCTTAGTGTTATTAAATGATCTTAGGGATATAATAAAGTATATGTTACTAATAGTACGTGATAACTTTGATATTGATTTTGTCAAGTTTACTTGTAATTTTTATTTCATGTTAGGGAATATGGATTTTAAGAATATTGAGGAAATTGCAGAAGATGTAGAATATATTTTTGATTTGAAGGATGAGGTTGAACGAAGCATTAGTACTGTTGATGATGAAGACTTTAGAGAAGAGTTAGAATCTAAGATTGATCAGTGCGAAAGTGAATATTCAAAGGAGCTAAGTAAATATTTATACGATAATGTTTATAAAAATAATAATATTGCATTACCTAGTTCTATTGATAGTATACGTAATGGATTGAAAGCTATACGAGATTCTTATGAGGGGCAATTATTTAGTATCAAATCTCAAGCTTTAGGGTTTATTAGTTTTCAAGGGTTCGTAAAAGAGTTGTCTGAAGATGATTTAGAAGTAATTGATTATATGCGTTCATTAGTAACTAATTCTAAGACTAATAATTATAATATTAATGAGTTTAATTGTGTGATGGGTATGGTAGAGAGTATTAATGGACTTCGAGACATTTTAAGACCCCATTTAGCTGTGTTTAAAGCACAAAAAGAGGCTGAATCAGCTATTGATAATATCAAGGAAGTTGCGTCACAAGCAAGACTAAGACGTAGATTTGATGAAGTTATTGTTAAATATAAAGCTTTGTTGAGTAATATATTTGTGAAACGGGATCTTTATAGTATTTATCATAGTAATGCATATCAAGATGATGTAAGTAAACTTGCAATTGATTTGAATGAGATTATAGATGCTGCTAAATCATTATAGATTATTATAGAAAGTAAATATTAGGGTCTTAGAAATTAGTCTGAGACCTTTATTTATTAGTATTAACAGTGATGTTATGTTAGAATCTAAGTAATAGAGTTACCATATCAACATGGTAACATAATCAATAAACTAAATAGTTTAGTTTAGAGGAGATATTTAATGGTAAAGGTGAAGAATTACATTTTATTTTTATTATTACTTTCGTTAGGGTGTAATAATACAGGTACAAAAAAATTTAAAGATTCTATTTTTGATATATCTAAAACTAGCTTTGTTGGGAAGAGATTGGGCAAAGGTATTAACTTATCTAGAAAGGGAGTAGTTGAAGTAGATGTTGGTAAGTCAGATTTAAAAAAAGGTACAGGAGAAAATTCAGTAGTCAAGGTTGATATTGGATCGAAAAAGGTTGATGCTGAATTGGAAGACGATATAGATCTTAAGATTCAAAATTTGCTAGACGAATTTAAGTTGTCAGCTCAACAAAGAGCAATCATTATGGATTTAAAGGATGTGTTAACTAATCCCGATATTGGTAAAGATTATCGCAATTATGATTATGACGAGTTTTGTAGAACATATTCTAGAGAGGAGTTTTATGATTTGTTTAATCACACAGGTAATGTTAATGCTGATTTAGCCTTCAAACTTAATTTTGTTAATTCAGTGACACAGAATATTCTGCCTACTTTCCAAGAACAAAAAGAAGCTGAGAAAATTGTTATGTGTACTATGGGTTATTTATACGGAGTGATCTTAATGGAGAGTTTAAGATTTATAATGCAAGAATATCAATTAGGACTAAGAAAGCTTTTTAATTTTTATAGGAGTATTCATAATCGTGGTTTTTTGATCTCTGACCTTTATGATCATTGTGGTTTCTATAAGAGTTCGTTTCGTGGTATTAAAGAGAAGGCTGTTCGAATTGTAGAGCTTATGAAGCTACGTGAAGAAAGAAAGCCAGTAATTAATTATATGGAAGCTGTATTAACTAATCCCGATATTGGTAAAGGTTATCGCAATTATAGTGATATCGAGTTTGATAACTTGTTGGTCGAGTTTGGTGCTGTTAAGCTTAAAGAGATTTGTAATGTGCTTCAAGTAATAGTAGAAACCGAGGTAGCTATTGATAATATTAATATTGAAGGATTAGAGAAGCATTGAAAAGACGGTTTAATGATTACAGGAATCTATATTCGGAACGTCTAAAAGAGACGTTTAGTCTTGATAATGTTGATGATATATATACTGATATTCTGCGTTCTCATAGTAATTATTTGGTGGATATTACTAAGCTTCAAGAAGAAGTTCCTTTAATTGAAAAAGTTGAAAAGAAGTAGGAAAAATTATCAGATGATTTAGAAGTAATTGATTATATGCGTTCATTAGTAACTAATTCTAAGATTAATAATTATAATATTAATGAGTTTAATTGTGTGATGGGTATGGTAGAGAGTATTAATGGACTTCGAGACATTTTAAGACCCCATTTAGCTGTGTTTAAAGCACAAAAAGAGGCTGAATCAGCTATTGATAATATCAAGGAAGTTGCGTCACAAGCAAGACTAAGACGTAGATTTGATGAAGCTATTGTTAAATATAAAGCTTTGTTGAGTAATATATTTGTGAAACGGGATCTTTATAGTATTTATCATAGTAATGCATATCAAGATGTAAGTAAACTTGCAATTGATTTGAATGAGATTATAGATGCTGCTAAATCATTATAGATTATTATAGAAAGTAAATATTAGGGTCTTAGAAATTAGTCTGAGACCTTTATTTATTAGTATTAACAGTGATGTTATGTTAGAATCTAAGTAATAGAGTTACCATATCAACATGGTAACATAATCAATAAACTAAATAGTTTAGTTTAGAGGAGATATTTAATGGTAAAGGTGAAGAATTACATTTTATTTTTATTATTACTTTCGTTAGGGTGTAATAATACAGGTTACAAAAAAATTTAAAGATTCTATTTTTGATATATCTAAAACTAGCTTTGTTGGGAAGAGATTGGGCAAAGGTATTAACTTATCTAGAAAGGGAGTAGTTGAAGTAGATGTTGGTAAGTCAGATTTAAAAAAAGGTACAGGAGAAAATTCAGTAGTCAAGGTTGATATTGGATCGAAAAAGGTTGATGCTGAATTGGAAGACGATATAGATCTTAAGATTCAAAATTTGCTAGACGAATTTAAGTTGTCAGCTCAACAAAGAGCAATCATTATGGATTTAAAGGATGTGTTAACTAATCCCGATATTGGTAAAGATTATCGCAATTATGATTATGACGAGTTTTGTAGAACATATTCTAGAGAGGAGTTTTATGATTTGTTTAATCACACAGGTAATGTTAATGCTGATTTAGCCTTCAAACTTAATTTTGTTAATTCAGTGACACAGAATATTCTGCCTACTTTCCAAGAACAAAAAGAAGCTGAGAAAATTGTTATGTGTACTATGGGTTATTTATACGGAGTGATCTTAATGGAGAGTTTAAGATTTATAATGCAAGAATATCAATTAGGACTAAGAAAGCTTTTTAATTTTTATAGGAGTATTCATAATCGTGGTTTTTTGATCTCTGACCTTTATGATCATTGTGGTTTCTATAGAGTTCGTTTCGTGGTATTAAAGAGAAGGCTGTTCGAATTGTAGAGCTTATGAAGCTACGTGAAGAAAGAAAGCCAGTAATTAATTATATGGAAGCTGTATTAACTAATCCCGATATTGGTAAAGGTTATCGCAATTATAGTGATATCGAGTTTGATAACTTGTTGGTCGAGTTTGGTGCTGTTAAGCTTAAAGAGATTTGTAATGTGCTTCAAGTAATAGTAGAAACCGAGGTAGCTATTGATAATATTAATATTGAAGGATTAGAGAAGCATTGAAAAGACGGTTTAATGATTACAGGAATCTATATTCGGAACGTCTAAAAGAGACGTTTAGTCTTGATAATGTTGATGATATATATACTGATATTCTGCGTTCTCATAGTAATTATTTGGTGGATATTACTAAGCTTCAAGAAGAAGTTCCTTTAATTGAAAAAGTTGAAAAGAAGTAGGAAAAATTATCAGATGATTTAGAAGTAATTGATTATATGCGTTCATTAGTAACTAATTCTAAGATTAATAATTATAATATTAATGAGTTTAATTGTGTGATGGGTATGGTAGAGAGTATTAATGGACTTCGAGACATTTTAAGACCCCATTTAGCTGTGTTTAAAGCACAAAAAGAGGCTGAATCAGCTATTGATAATATCAAGGAAGTTGCGTCACAAGCAAGACTAAGACGTAGATTTGATGAAGCTATTGTTAAATATAAAGCTTTGTTGAGTAATATATTTGTGAAACGGGATCTTTATAGTATTTATCATAGTAATGCATATCAAGATGATGTAAGTAAACTTGCAATTGATTTGAATGAGATTATAGATGCTGCTAAATCATTATAGATTATTATAGAAAGTAAATATTAGGGTCTTAGAAATTAGTCTGAGACCTTTATTTATTAGTATTAACAGTGATGTTATGTTAGAATCTAATCTAAGTAATAGAGTTACCATATCAACATGGTAACATAATCAATAAACTAAATAGTTCAGTTTAGAGGAGATATTTAATGGTAAAGGTAAAGAGTTATATTTTATTTTTTTTATTACTGTCGTTAGGGTGTAATAATGAAGGTTCAGATAAATCTAAAGATTCTACTTTTGATATATCTAAAACTAGCTTTGTTGGGAAGAGATTGGGCAAAGGTATTAACTTATCTAGAAAGGGAGTAGTTGAAGTAGATGTTGGTAAGTCAGATTTAAAAAAAGGTACAGGAGAAAATTCAGTAGTCAAGGTTGATGTTGGATCGGAGAAGGTTGATGCTGGATCGGAGAAGGTTGATGCTGGATCGGAGAAGGTTGATGCTGGATCGGAGAAGGTTGATGTTGGATCGGAGAAGGTTGATGCTGGATCGGAGAAGGTTGATGCTGGATCGGAGAAGGTTGATGCTGGATCGGAGAAGGTTGATGCTGGATCGGAGAAGGTTGATGCTGGATCGGAAAAGGTTGATGCTGGATCGAAAAAGGTTGATGCTGAATTGGAAGACGATATAGAGCTTAAGATTCAAAATTTGCTAGACGAATTTAAGTTGTCAGATCAACAAAGAGCAATCATTATGGATTTAAAGGATGTGTTAACTAATCCCGATATTGGTAAAGATTATCGCAATTATGATTATGGCGAGTTTTATAGAACATATTCTAGAGAGAAGTTTTATGATTTGTTTAATCACACAGGTAATGTTAATGCTGATTTAGCCTTCAAACTTAATTTTGTTAATTCAGTGACACAGAATATTCTGCCTACTTTCCAAGAACAAAAAGAAGCGAAGGAAGCTGTTGGGAATCTTGTTGAGTATGTTAAGAATCGGGTGTATTGGGCAGGAGGACAAGACTTAGCAGAGAGGTTTACTTTGAAAATGAAAGAATATCAATTAGCACTAAAAAAGATTTTTAATCTTGATAGGAATATTCATAATCATGGTTTTTTGATCTCTGACCTTTATGGTCATTGTGGTTTCTATGAGAGTTCGTTTCGTGATATTAAAGAGAAGGCTGTTCGAATTGTAGAGCTTATGAAGCTACGTGAAGAAATAAAGCCAGTAATTAATTATATGGAAGCTGTATTAACTAATCCCGATATTGGTAAAGGTTATCGCAATTATAGTGATATCGAGTTTGATAACTTGTTGGTCGAGTTTGGTGCTGTTAAGCTTAAAGAGATTTATAATGTGCTTCAAGTAATAGTAGAAACCGAGGTAGCTATTGATAATATTAATATTGAAGGGATTAGAGAAGCATTGAAAAGACGGTTTAATGATTACAGGAATCTATATTCGGAACGTCTAAAAGAGACGTTTAGTCTTGATAATGTTGATGATATATATACTGATATTCTGCGTTCTCATAGT
This window harbors:
- a CDS encoding BTA121 domain-containing protein surface lipoprotein — its product is MVKVKVKNYILFFLLLSLGCNNTGSDKSKDSTFDISKTSFVGKRLGKGINLSRKGVVEVDVGKSDLKKGTGENSVVKVDIGSKKVDAELEDDIELKIQNLLDEFKLSAQQRAIIMDLKDVLTNPDIGSDEGYRTYSREEFYDLFNHTGNVNADLAFKLNFVNSVTQNILPTFQEQKEAKEAVGNLVEYVKNRVYWVGGQDLAERFTLKMKEYQLVLKKIFNLDRNIHNHGFLLSDLYGHCDLATDWFREIQKEAIRIVELMKLREERKPVINYMESVLVDHPDIAKGYRNYTKEEFDNLLVEFGAVKLKEIFNMLQVIVETEVAIDNISSRALRRKLERRFNDYKNRYSECLQETFDGSNVDDIYDNILRSHSNYLADIAKLKEEVPLIEEGLNKALVLLNDLRDIIKYMLLIVRDNFDIDFVKFTCNFYFMLGNMDFKNIEEIAEDVEYIFDLKDEVERSISTVDDEDFREELESKIDQCESEYSKELSKYLYDNVYKNNNIALPSSIDSIRNGLKAIRDSYEGQLFSIKSQALGFISFQGFVKELSEDDLEVIDYMRSLVTNSKTNNYNINEFNCVMGMVESINGLRDILRPHLAVFKAQKEAESAIDNIKEVASQARLRRRFDEVIVKYKALLSNIFVKRDLYSIYHSNAYQDDVSKLAIDLNEIIDAAKSL
- a CDS encoding BTA121 domain-containing protein surface lipoprotein, with amino-acid sequence MVKVKNYILFLLLLSLGCNNTGTKKFKDSIFDISKTSFVGKRLGKGINLSRKGVVEVDVGKSDLKKGTGENSVVKVDIGSKKVDAELEDDIDLKIQNLLDEFKLSAQQRAIIMDLKDVLTNPDIGKDYRNYDYDEFCRTYSREEFYDLFNHTGNVNADLAFKLNFVNSVTQNILPTFQEQKEAEKIVMCTMGYLYGVILMESLRFIMQEYQLGLRKLFNFYRSIHNRGFLISDLYDHCGFYKSSFRGIKEKAVRIVELMKLREERKPVINYMEAVLTNPDIGKGYRNYSDIEFDNLLVEFGAVKLKEICNVLQVIVETEVAIDNINIEGLEKH
- a CDS encoding BTA121 domain-containing protein surface lipoprotein, with translation MGKGINLSRKGVVEVDVGKSDLKKGTGENSVVKVDIGSKKVDAELEDDIDLKIQNLLDEFKLSAQQRAIIMDLKDVLTNPDIGKDYRNYDYDEFCRTYSREEFYDLFNHTGNVNADLAFKLNFVNSVTQNILPTFQEQKEAEKIVMCTMGYLYGVILMESLRFIMQEYQLGLRKLFNFYRSIHNRGFLISDLYDHCGFYRVRFVVLKRRLFEL
- a CDS encoding BTA121 domain-containing protein surface lipoprotein yields the protein MKLREERKPVINYMEAVLTNPDIGKGYRNYSDIEFDNLLVEFGAVKLKEICNVLQVIVETEVAIDNINIEGLEKH
- a CDS encoding BTA121 domain-containing protein surface lipoprotein, giving the protein MVKVKSYILFFLLLSLGCNNEGSDKSKDSTFDISKTSFVGKRLGKGINLSRKGVVEVDVGKSDLKKGTGENSVVKVDVGSEKVDAGSEKVDAGSEKVDAGSEKVDVGSEKVDAGSEKVDAGSEKVDAGSEKVDAGSEKVDAGSEKVDAGSKKVDAELEDDIELKIQNLLDEFKLSDQQRAIIMDLKDVLTNPDIGKDYRNYDYGEFYRTYSREKFYDLFNHTGNVNADLAFKLNFVNSVTQNILPTFQEQKEAKEAVGNLVEYVKNRVYWAGGQDLAERFTLKMKEYQLALKKIFNLDRNIHNHGFLISDLYGHCGFYESSFRDIKEKAVRIVELMKLREEIKPVINYMEAVLTNPDIGKGYRNYSDIEFDNLLVEFGAVKLKEIYNVLQVIVETEVAIDNINIEGIREALKRRFNDYRNLYSERLKETFSLDNVDDIYTDILRSHSNYLVDITKLQEEVPLIEKVEKK